In Candidatus Nitrosotalea sinensis, the sequence CGTAATGAATTTAAGACAGATGTAGACTCTTTACCATCTTTTATTACATCCATCATGTGTCTTGTTGCCTCTTTTTCTTCGTCAAAGACATGTTCCCCTTTCTTTGTGTTTAGGTGTATACCATCAGTACTCCACCATGTAGGTGTTACACTTTCGGTTATATCGTTGGCTGCTTCTTTAATATCATGTTGATCATCTTTGGTAACAAGTGTAAGCATACTCAGGTTTTCTACTACACCACTCTTCTTTGCAAATGGTGTTGATGTAGATGCTGTTGGTGTGGCATTTGCTTCATTTGAAGCAGATGATGCGCCAGCAGAGTTTACTGCTCTAATGACATAGTAGTATGTCTGACCGTTTGTTACTCCAGTATCAACAAAGCTTGTGGAAGTTACTCCAGTAGCAATTGGTGTTGCAGATTCTCCTCCTGCTGTAGTACCACGGTATATGTTGTAACCAGTAATTGATGAACCTCCATTAGATGTTGGAGCTGTCCAGGAGAGTGAGACTTGGTTGTTTCCTGGTGTTGCTGTTAGTGAAGATGGAGCAGATGGAGGTGTTATGATTGTAGATGAAATTGGTTTTGCACTTGCCTCATTTGAAGCAGATGATGTGCCAGCAGAGTTTACTGCTCTAATGACATAGTAGTATGTCTGACCGTTTGTTACTCCAGTATCAACAAAGCTTGTGGAAGTTACTCCAGTAGCAATTGGTGTTGCAGATTCTCCTCCTGCTGTAGTACCACGGTATATGTTGTAACCAGTAATTGATGAACCTCCATTAGATGTTGGAGCTGTCCAGGAGAGTGAGACTTGGCTATCTCCAGGTACGGCAGTTAACGCAGATGGTGAAGCTGGAGGTGAAGACGGTGTGGCATTTGCTTCATTTGAAGCAGATGATGCGCCAGCAGAGTTTACTGCTCTAATGACATAGTAGTATGTCTGACCGTTTGTTACTCCAGTATCAACAAAGCTTGTGGAAGTTACTCCAGTAGCAATTGGTGTTGCAGATTCTCCTCCTGCTGTAGTACCACGGTATATGTTGTAACCAGTAATTGATGAACCTCCATTAGATGTTGGAGCTGTCCAGGAGAGTGAGACTTGGTTGTTTCCTGGTGTTGCTGTTAGTGAAGATGGAGCAGATGGAGGTGCTGCTGCATATAATGTAGCACTTGCTTCATTTGATGCATATGACATACCGCCAGAGTTTACTGCCTTGATAACATAGTAGTATGTCTGACCGTTTGTTACTCCAGTATCAACAAAGCTTGTGGAAGTTACTCCAGTAGCAATTGGTGTTGCAGATTCTCCTCCTGCTGTAGTACCACGGTATATGTTGTAACCAGTAATTGATGAACCTCCATTAGATGTTGGAGCTGTCCAGGAGAGTGAGACTTGGTTGTTTCCTGGTGTTGCTGTTAGTTTAGATGGTGATACAGGTGATACAATCAAGTACACTTCATTTGATGATGGTGACAGACCGCTGATGTTGAATGCTTTAATGGTATAATAGTATGTTTGACCAGGTACTAGTCCACTGTTATCAGTATATCCTGGTGCGTTTGTTACAGTAGCAAGTGGTGTTGCACCTTCTCCTCCAGGAGTAGTGCTACGGTACACATTGTAACCAAGTATTGCAGAACCTCCAGTGGATGTTGGAATTGTCCATGTAAGTGAGACAGTACCGTTAACAGTTGAAGCTATTGGACTTGATGGAGGACTAGGAATAGTGTGAACAAAAGATATTGCAGCAAGTCCGGGAACAGATTGTGCTACCTTGGATACTGCTATTGGAGTTGTACTTGGGCCGTTGCTTAGATTGATTGTGGCCAAGTATTGACTTGTATCACATGATACTGCTCCGTATAGTTTTCCAGATGTATCAAACGAGAGTGATATTACACCACAATTAGTATCAGGGAATGCAGAGAAATCTAACGGTGCAAACAAGCTAAAGCTTGCTGAGTTTACAGGCTGAATTATTCGATATATTCCATAGGTGTCTGCATAATAGATGTTATTATCAGGGCCAACGGAAAGACCTCCAAATGATGAAGTGTCAGATGGATCAAGCAAATGTGAGGTAATGCTTAGAAAAGATCCGTTTGGATTAAGACCGTTTACTACAAGTAATGGAGAAAAGACCAAACCACAGATGAATCTAGGATTAGGCTTGATTGCTGGATCAAATGCAAATCCTCCTGTACAGTCAGCAGACTTGGAATATGCATATGCACCTACTCCTGTTGTAGTGCTGATGGTTGTTACATTACCATCCGCGCCATACAAAAATCCAGTGCTGTTAAAATCAATTCCAGTAACTACAGAACCTATTCCAGATCCTATTGGAGTATAGGAGCCATCAGAAGGATCAATTGAATATAGATTAGATACAGAATCTGCGCCATACAATACAGCAGGCACTGGTGGGATTGCATCTGCAGATGGAATAATGCCATTATTATTTAATGAGACATATGAAGGAAAGAACAAAAGTGCAGATATGCTAAATAGCATAACTAGGGAAAGCTGTTTTCTCACAGGGTGTGGTATTTTATTGAAATGATAAAGACTGAGGAATTCTTGTCTTTATTATAGTTCCAAAATGGAACTTTCAAACACATTTGTTGGGCCAAAAAGTGCAGATCATACAACAGGAAAATTTCTACAATAATCTAAATACAGTAATTCCTATTATTTGTTTCCCATATTTTGGAAATATAATTTATAAT encodes:
- a CDS encoding fibronectin type III domain-containing protein; amino-acid sequence: MRKQLSLVMLFSISALLFFPSYVSLNNNGIIPSADAIPPVPAVLYGADSVSNLYSIDPSDGSYTPIGSGIGSVVTGIDFNSTGFLYGADGNVTTISTTTGVGAYAYSKSADCTGGFAFDPAIKPNPRFICGLVFSPLLVVNGLNPNGSFLSITSHLLDPSDTSSFGGLSVGPDNNIYYADTYGIYRIIQPVNSASFSLFAPLDFSAFPDTNCGVISLSFDTSGKLYGAVSCDTSQYLATINLSNGPSTTPIAVSKVAQSVPGLAAISFVHTIPSPPSSPIASTVNGTVSLTWTIPTSTGGSAILGYNVYRSTTPGGEGATPLATVTNAPGYTDNSGLVPGQTYYYTIKAFNISGLSPSSNEVYLIVSPVSPSKLTATPGNNQVSLSWTAPTSNGGSSITGYNIYRGTTAGGESATPIATGVTSTSFVDTGVTNGQTYYYVIKAVNSGGMSYASNEASATLYAAAPPSAPSSLTATPGNNQVSLSWTAPTSNGGSSITGYNIYRGTTAGGESATPIATGVTSTSFVDTGVTNGQTYYYVIRAVNSAGASSASNEANATPSSPPASPSALTAVPGDSQVSLSWTAPTSNGGSSITGYNIYRGTTAGGESATPIATGVTSTSFVDTGVTNGQTYYYVIRAVNSAGTSSASNEASAKPISSTIITPPSAPSSLTATPGNNQVSLSWTAPTSNGGSSITGYNIYRGTTAGGESATPIATGVTSTSFVDTGVTNGQTYYYVIRAVNSAGASSASNEANATPTASTSTPFAKKSGVVENLSMLTLVTKDDQHDIKEAANDITESVTPTWWSTDGIHLNTKKGEHVFDEEKEATRHMMDVIKDGKESTSVLNSLRNDINQLVDVDNMLATTAINDAKALVTHLSGNDAKELQHHIDDAQKEMNNAADDYSKGNFDDVIEHYKHAWKDVTDNDDDVKHDDAKDHKK